The DNA sequence ACACTATATTTGCTTGAGAAATTTTAGTGATAAGGGCTCGAGGAAACTCACAAAAGTCTCAGACTTGCATACTATTTGTGGAAAAAGGCTGTAATAGAGACCGACAGGATTTGACTGAGAAGTTTTTAGGTAAGAGGCTTCTACTCATGCTAAGGATAGTGGAACTTATGAACGGTATCTTAAAAATTAGGCGGAAAGTCTAATACTTGAGGTGTTTTTGGGGTATTTATTAAACTACTGAGGATTTTCACTAGAAATACTTTATAAGATAACAGTGATTTTAAGGCGCATTACAAACTATTTTTAAACACGTGAGAGCATCAGTTGATGTTCCGTCTAGTTTCTATGAGATCAGTTGACAAGGGTATCGGGTTAGGTGAAAAAGTAATTTTTGTTATCTGGAATAAATGAAAATGAAAAGAAAAAGAATTTTTTTAAGCCTGTAATGGTTAGTTTGAAATTTCATTAAACTAGGCTCAACTGTATTTTCATCTGAAACTAATTGTGTTAAGCTAAGTCTCGTTAAGTAAAAGTGCTTAGCAAAAAAATAAAAGGAGAATTTCTTATGAACACATTTGCAATTAATGATTTTGAAACAGTAGAATTGGTTGACTTAGCTGCCGTAGAGGGCGGGGGTGTTATTGGTGCTGTTATAGGAGGCGTTGGTGGTTATTTAGGCGGTTACCTTGAAGGAGCAGATGCAGGAGCGAGCATTGCAGATGCTTGGGGTGTTGATAAGCGTATTGGAACAGTCGTTGGTGGTATTATAGGGGGACAAGCAGGAGGCGCTCTAGGTGCTCTCGGTGGATTAGCTATTCCTGAGCCTTAATCATTAAAAAGTTCGATTTAAAATTTGAGCCAATCCTCTATGTTAGTGAGGGTTGGTTTTTTAATTGTATGGACTTTCAGTCTTTGCGATATTTTCAGAACAATTTGGCTTAAATAAAATCAAAATAGGATAAGACGACAAATCGTAGACAGTACTGAAGTACGGCAAGGTGAAGTCAACGATGATTTATTTTGATTTTTAAAGAGTATTAGTCTAGGGCTTTTCCCTTCCCTATGCGTGACAGACAAAAAAAGACCGTCATGGTCTTTTTTGTTTCTATGAGTAATTGATAGTTAATTCTTTTCCTAATGCTAATGCAATTTTTGATAATGTATCAATGCTGGTGTTTGCTCCGCGTTCTATCCGTGCTATTGTTGATTGTGGCACATGGGCCAGTTCTGCCAGTTCTCGCTGGCTATATCCTTGTGCTTCCCTTGCAAGCATAAGAGCTACGGCGTTATCCATCCTCTTTTTTTCTTGTAAATATTTTTTTTGGAACTTTTCGTCTTTGAGTTGTTCTGCTAAAAAATCATCAAATTTCACGGTTGTCATTTTTCTTTTTCTCCCTTTCTTCAAATTCTATTTTGAGTTGCTTAGCATGTTGGATCTCACTTTTTGGAGTTTTTTGAGTTTTCTTAGTGAAACCATGTGTAATTATATAACGGTCGTCTACGACGTGAAAGTATAAGGCGCGTTGAATATTACTAGAAACTTTTGAGCGTATTTCAAAAATTTCACTATCTAATCGTTTGACCCACTCCATTTTTTGAGAGATAAGTAAACCATAAGATTGAATTTGATCAATAATCGTTAGTAACTTATTCTTATCTTTTTGCGGCAATCCTTCTAAAAAATCTAGAAATTCGTTTCTTCCATTAGGCCTAACGTACAACTCGAACTTGGGCTTTTTCGTGCACTGATTATATCATATATGCGTTCAAAATAACAATAAAATCATTCAAAAAAGATTGAATCACTTCAACTTATAAGAATAATCCTTAAATCTAGGGTGAAATGAGGAGCTCGTATAACCTTACTGTCTTTTACAATTTTTTACAACCGTTTTCAGAATATTTGATTTATTTATGATACAATAACGATATAGATTCTTATTCTTTTTTATATAGAAAGGTCGTTCCAGTCATGTCGTTTGATAATATTGATCAATTGGCGGTCAATACCGTCCGTTCACTGTCGATTGAAGCTATCCAAGCTGCTAATTCAGGTCACCCTGGTCTGCCAATGGGTGCTGCACCAATGGCTTATGTTTTGTGGAATCGCGTGATGAATGTTAATCCAAAGACCAGCCGTTCATGGAGCAATCGCGACCGTTTTGTTCTATCAGCTGGTCATGGTAGTGCTCTTCTTTATAGTCTACTTCACTTGTCTGGCTATGCTGTCAGCATGGATGATCTGAAAAATTTCCGACAATGGGGTTCTAAGACGCCAGGCCATCCAGAAGTGGGACATACCGATGGTGTTGAAGCAACAACTGGTCCTCTGGGGCAAGGGATTGCCAATGCTGTTGGTATGGCTATGGCAGAAGCCCATCTAGCTGCTAAATTTAATAAGCCTGATTTTGATATTGTTGATCATTACACCTATGCTCTTAATGGTGATGGCTGCCTGATGGAAGGGGTTAGCCAAGAAGCTGCAAGTTTGGCTGGTCACCTCAAGTTAGGCAAGCTGATTTTGCTCTATGATTCCAATGATATTTCCTTGGATGGCCCAACTTCAATGGCCTTTACCGAAGACATTAGAGGCAAATTTGAAGCTTACGGCTGGCAGCATATTTTAGTTAAAGATGGCAATGATTTGGAAGCTATTGAGGCAGCCATCGAGGCGGCTAAGGCTGAAAAAGATAAACCATCGATTATTGAAGTTAAGACTGTCATCGGTTTCGGGGCGGAAAAGCAAGGAACGTCTGCTGTCCATGGTGCTCCATTGGGTCAAGAAGGCGTTGACTATGCCAAGAAGGCTTGGGGATATGATTATCCAGCCTTTACAGTACCGGACGAAGTTAAACGGCGTTTTGAAATTGGTATTCAATTCCGCGGTGAAGCGGCTGAAAATGCTTGGGCTACCAAGTTCAGTGAATATGAAAAAGCTTACCCTGAACTGGCAGCTGAGTATAAGGCAGCTTTTGCCGGTCAGCCAGAGTCCGTTGAGCTGGAAGCTCATGAGCTTGGTACAGCAGTGGCTAGCCGGGTTTCTAGTCAGTCTGCAATTAAGCAAATCTCAGCGCAGCTTCCTAATTTCTGGGGTGGTTCGGCTGATTTATCGGCTTCTAACAATACCATGGTTAAGGCTGAAACTGATTTTCAGGCAGATAACTATGCTGGTCGGAACATCTGGTTTGGTGTACGGGAATTTGCCATGGCGGCAGCTATGAATGGGATTGCTCTGCATGGCGGTACGCGTGTTTATGGCGGCACTTTCTTTGTCTTCTCAAACTATCTCCTGCCTGCTGTTCGGATGGCGGCCCTACAAAACCTGCCGACTGTCTATGTGATGACGCATGATTCAGTTGCCGTTGGTGAAGATGGCCCAACTCATGAACCAATTGAGCAATTGGCTAGTGTCCGCTCCATGCCTAATCTTAATGTTATTCGTCCGGCTGATGGTAACGAAACCAATGCGGCTTGGCAGAGAGCGTTGGCTGAAACTGACCGCCCAACCATGTTGGTTCTGACCCGTCAAGGCTTGCCTGTTTTAGAGGGTACCAAAGAAAAGGCAGCAGATGGTATCAACAAGGGGGCTTATGTTCTGTCAGAAGCCAAGGGTGATTTGGATGGTATCATTATTGCGACTGGTTCTGAAGTGAAGTTGGCTTTGGATACACAGGCTGCTCTGGAAGCTCAGGGTACCTATGTTCGGGTTGTTTCTATGCCAGCTCAAAATATTTTTGATGAGCAAGAGGCCACCTACAAAGAAAGTGTTCTCCCAGCGGCTGTAACCAAACGTCTGGCGATTGAAGCTGGTTCTAGCTTCGGCTGGGGCAAATATGTCGGCCTAGCAGGTAAGGCCTTGACCATTGATACTTGGGGAGCTTCGGCACCGGGTGGCAAGATCTTTGAAGAGTATGGCTTTACCGTTGATAATGCGATTGCTCTCTACAACTCTCTTTAATCATTGAGACATTAAGCTCATCTTAGGGTGAGCTTTTTATATTGAGATGAACGCCTATAAGTTGTGAAGTTGATACTTTTAAAACATGATGGCTGCTCTGTAAACCTTGGTTGTTTGGCTATCTCTTTTGATGAATGAGATGGAGTCAGATCTTTGTAATTTTTGATGTTGTGTCACTCTTATTCATGTTGCGGCACGATTCTTTTATAAGGCTTTCTTGTGAATTATCATTGACAAGACTTAGTAAATCTCTTACAATGGCTTTGTAATATATCTATAGTACAATATTTGATGCATAAAAGTATTGTCAGTCTGATTTTGAAAAAGGCCAGTCCTGCTTGGATTGGCGGAAAGGTTCTCTGCTTTTCCTTGTAGGAGGTAATTTATGATTGAATTTCAGCATGTTTCGAAACTCTATGGTGATAAAGAGGCTCTCAGTGATCTCAATTTGACCATCAATAACGGTGAAATCTTTGGCCTAATTGGTCATAATGGAGCTGGGAAAACGACGACGATTTCCATCTTGACATCGATTATCGAAGCCACTTATGGAGATGTGGTGGTCGATGGTCAGGTCTTATCCGCTAATCGGGATGCCATTAAGAAGAAAATTGGCTATGTTCCCGATTCTCCTGATATTTTCCTCAATCTATCAGCTAGTGAATATTGGCATTTCCTAGGGAAAATCTATGGTGTGGCAGACAGTCAAGTTGACCAGCGGATCGCGGATTTGACTAAAGTCTTTGACCTGACTCAGCAGCAAAATGATATTATTGACAGCTTTTCCCACGGGATGCGACAAAAGGTCATCGTTATCGGAGCTCTAGTGGTCAATCCAGATATTTGGATTTTGGATGAACCTCTGACCGGACTTGATCCTCAAGCTTCTTATGATCTCAAGGAAATGATGAAGCAGCATGCTCAGGCTGGCAATACAGTTCTTTTTTCTACCCATGTCCTGCAAGTGGCAGAGCAGCTCTGTAACCGCATTGGTATTCTTAAACAAGGGAAATTGATTTTTGTTGGTACACTTGAAGAACTTAAGGCTAATCATCCTGAAAAAGATTTGGAAACCATCTATCTGGAGATGGCCGGTCGGAATGCTGAAGAAGCAGATTCTTCTCTTGATAATGAGGAGGCAAGCCTATGAGTTGGTCCAATATTTGGGAACTGATAAAGATCAATATTCTCTATTCTAATCCGCAAAATTTGTCTCAGATAAAGAAAAGGCAGGAGAAGAATCCTGGTAAAAATATCACAGCTTATAAGAGTATGCTGCGGCAGCAAGGCGGATTGATGATTCTCTTTACTTTTGTCTATATCATCAACTTTGTAGTTATAGATTTTGGCCGACTACCAGGTTATTTCACCCAGTATGTTTTGATCTTCTTTTTGATGGCTGTTTTCAATGCTTTTTCAGCCATGTATGCCATCTTTTATGACAGTAAGGATTTGGGCCTCTATGCCCCCTTGCCTATAAAAAATACTGATCTCTATCTAGCTAAGGTAGTTTCCTCTCTAGGGATGGGGGCGGTGTTTTTAATGCCTTTATTGTCCCTCTTTATTTTGTTGGCCTTACGATTAGGAGGGGTTTTGCTGATTCCTCTGGGAATTCTTCTTTTTATCGTGGCTCTTGCTTCTTGCCTGACCTTGGCCTTGACGCTCAATCACTTAATCGGAGGCTTGGTTGTTAGGAGCTCTCGCCGCAAGCTCTTTTCGACTATCTTGATGATTCTAACAACCGTCGGAATTATGGGAAGTCTCTTTTATTTCTTAGCCTCAAATAATAAATTAACGGAGATGACGGGTAGTCAGATGGTTGACCGTCCCCTCATTCCTTACTTTAGAGGCTATTATGATATCTTAGCCCATCCATTTGCGCTAGAAACGGTTTATAATTTTTATCTGCCCCTTGTCCTAGTCTTGATTTTAACTGCTTTATTGGTGAAATATTTTATTCCTCGCTACTATCAGGAAGCCTTCTATACCAGTAAGGAACAAAAATCTAAGTCACAAAAGCAAAGGGGTTATAAGAATATTGGCTTAAGAGGAACCTTGGTTCGTCACCATTTATCTACCTTGCAAAATGCTACCCTGATTGTGCAAAGTATGATGACTCCCATTCTCTTTCCCTTGATGATTATTTTTTACTCCTTTAGTATTGATAGGAGCGTCATTGGTCAATTCTCGGGTGCCTACTTTGGCTTCGCTTGGCTGGCCGGTCTAGCTTTTGGCAGTTTGAGTGCTACGCCAGCCTCATTCCCAGCTGTTGGTCTATCTTTAGAGAAAGAAAACTACCTAGTTTTTAAGTCTCTGCCGATTAATTTCAAAGCTTTCTTGAAGCAGAAATATTTGGTCTTGGTTAGTCTCCAGATGCTTCTCCCTTGGTTGGTCAGTGTGGGTATTGGCTTTTATTTGGGAATTCAGCTTCCCCTTATTTTGGCCCTCGCCTTAGGCTATCTGCTGTCTGCTTTCGTTCTCAATGAATTTATGTATCGTAGAGACTATCGCAATCTGGTCTTGAACTGGCAGGATATAACCCAACTCTTTAATCGAGGAGGGGGGCAATGGGTGGCTTTTGCCTTCCTACTTGCTGTCATCTTTTGTGGTGGTGTGATTATTGGCATAACGGTTCTACTTACCTTATTGATGGGTGCCCTAGCAACAAGCTGTCTGGTTCTTTTAATCAGTTTGTTCATCTTTGCTTTTCTTCAATACCGAATCAACCGCACCTTCTGGAAACAGTTGGATTAAATATATTCTTTAAATCGTACTTATCGGATATCGGTAAAACGGGAATTATTGATTCGCTTTACTAGGCATGTGATAGGTCAAAATAATCTCTTGCCTGTTTAAGGGGGTGCCTGAAAATGGGACTGCATCCCAAGATAAGGACTCCTAACCACTGCGCTAAACTGTTATTACTGCAAAAATAGGAGGATGGAATACTTTTTTCCCAGCCTCATTTCAGCCTAATCTCTTGAAATTTGGGAGTGAGAGGAAGCCTAATTCTTTGAATTTATGACTTCTTTCCCACTCCCTTTTAGTGTATAATTAAGTGTATGAAACGTAATTTTACAGGCGTAAAGCGACTGGTCATCAAGGTAGGAACCAGCTCGCTTGTTTTGCCTAATGGAAAAATTAATCTCAATAAAATTGACCAGTTGGCTTTTGTCATTTCTGACTTGATGAATCAAGGCAAGGAAGTTATTTTAGTGTCTTCGGGAGCGATGGGTTTTGGACTCAATGTTTTGGGCAGGGATAAAAGACCAGCGGAAATCGCTCAGCAACAGGCAGTTTCAAGTGTCGGTCAGGTGGCCATGATGGGCCTTTACTCTCAGGTCTTTTCTCACTACCAAACCACGGTTAGTCAGCTCTTGATAACGCGAGATGTGATAGTCTATCCGGAGAGTCTGGAAAACTTTACCAATGCTTTTGAGTCTTTAATTAAGATGGGCATTGTTCCAATTGTCAATGAAAATGATGCTGTCAGTATTGAAGAGATGGACCACCAGACCAAGTTTGGCGATAATGATCGACTCTCTGCTATCGTTGCCAACATCACCCATGCTGATTTATTAGTCATGCTTTCGGATATTGACGGTCTTTTCAATAAGAATCCTAACATTTATGAAGATGCGGTCTTGCGAGACCGAGTGACGGAAATTACTGATGACATCCTTGCTTCTGCTGGCGGAGCTGGTAGTAAATTTGGTACGGGGGGCATGCTCAGTAAGGTGCAGTCGGCCCAGATGGTTTTTGAAAATAAGGGTCAGATGGTTCTGATGAATGGTGAGAATCCTCGGGATATCTTACGGCTTTTGGCTGGCGAGAAGTTAGGTACTTGGTTTAAGCAGGAGTATTGACTACTAGCCTAAGGAATTTTGGAAGGGAGCAGTCTATGACAGTCATTGAAGATTTAGGAAAGAGGGCCAAGCAGGCCAGTCGGGACTTGCTGTCCTTGAGTACTGCTGAAAAAAATCAAGTCCTTGGGGCCTCAGCTCAAGCCTTGCTGCAAGCAGGAGAAACTATTTTAGCTGAGAATGCTAAAGATTTGGCCTTAGCCCAGGAACATGGCATCAGTGCGGTTATGGAGGATCGCCTGCGCTTAACGGCTGAACGTATTGAGGCAATGGCAGAGGGACTGCGTCAGGTAGCTGATTTGCAGGACCCTATCGGTCAGGTTGTTCAAGGTTTTACCAATAGAGATGGTTTAAAAATCGTTCAGAAGCGGGTGCCTATGGGTGTGATCGGGATGATTTTTGAAAGTCGTCCCAATGTTTCTGTAGATGCGTTTAGCCTAGCTTTTAAAACGAATAATGCCATCATCTTGCGAGGCGGCCGCGATGCTATCCATTCTAATAAAGTCTTAGTTGGTGTGCTTCGCCAGGCCTTGAGAGAAGCGGGAGTTAACCCTGATGCCGTTCAACTTGTTGAAGACCCCAGTCATGCTGTAGCTGAGGAACTGATGCAGGCGGCTGATTATTTGGACTTGCTGATTCCTCGTGGTGGTGCTCGTTTGATTCAGACGGTTAAAGATAAGGCCAAAGTGCCTGTGATTGAGACTGGCGTCGGTAATGTCCATATCTATGTCGATCAGACAGCTGACCTCGATATGGCGACTAAGATCGTTATCAATGCTAAGACCCAGCGTCCCAGTGTCTGTAATGCTGCAGAAAGTCTAGTTGTTCATCAAGCTGTAGCAGGTGAATTTCTCCCTCAGTTAGCTCAGGCCATTAAGGATGTCCATCCGGTTGAATTTCGGGCAGATGATAGAGCTCTTGCTCTGCTGCCGGAGGCAGTTCCTGCTCAAGCTGAAGATTTTGCGACGGAGTTTTTGGACTATATTCTATCGGTCAAGGTTGTTGATAACTTGGAGGAAGCTATTGAGTGGGTCAATACCTACACTACCCATCATTCAGAAAGTATTATTACTCAGGACATCGCAGCTGCCGACGGTTTTCAGGAACAGGTTGATGCAGCAGCAGTCTATGTCAATGCTTCAACCCGCTTCACCGATGGTTTTGTCTTTGGGCTGGGAGCTGAGATTGGCATTTCTACCCAGAAGGTGCATGCGCGTGGTCCTATGGGCCTTGAAGCTTTGACCTCGACTAAGTTCTACATCAATGGTCAAGGCCAAATCAGGGAATAAGTTCATTTATTAAGGTCATGCCTAGGCATGGCTTTTTTTGGTGAGAAGTATTTGCCCTCTGTATTTTTTCATCAAAGTCGCCTATGCCCTTGTGGAAAGAGAGAATGTTTATCTTGAAGTCCAATGCTTTATCGCTAGCTTTCTTATTTTTCTTGAGGATATTTAAGGACTTAGTATCTTGTGAAATACTTGGGCATATCTGCTATATTTATGGTAAAATAAAAGTTATGACAAATGACTTTCACCATGTAACCGTGCTCTTACATGAGACAGTGGATATGCTGGACCTAAAGCCCGATGGTATCTATGTTGATGCCACACTTGGCGGGGCTGGGCACAGTACTTATTTACTGTCGAAATTGGGCTCAGAAGGCCATCTTTACTGTTTTGATCAGGATCAGACTGCTATTGATCATGCCCAGACTAAGCTCAAGGACTATGTCGATCAGGGGATGGTGACTTTCATCAGGGATAATTTTCGCAATCTCAAGGAACGCCTTGCTGAGTGTGGTGTAACTGAAATTGATGGTATCCTTTACGATCTTGGGGTTTCCAGTCCCCAGCTGGATCAGCGAGAGCGGGGCTTTTCCTATAAGCAGGATGCCCCTCTTGATATGCGAATGAATCAGGCTGCTGATCTGTCGGCTTATGATGTTGTCAATACTTACAGCTATCAGGATTTGGTAAGAATCTTCTTTAAATATGGAGAAGATAAGTTTTCCAAACAGATTGCTAGAAAAATCGAGCAGGTTAGGGAAGTCAAACCGATTGAAACAACGACTCAGCTGACTGACATCATCAAGTCGGCCAAGCCAGCCAAGGAATTGAAGAAGAAAGGCCATCCGGCTAAGCAGATTTTTCAGGCTATTCGGATTGAGGTCAATGATGAATTAGGGGCGGCAGATGAATCCATCCAGCAGGCTCTGGAGCTCTTGGCTTTGGATGGTCGAATCTCGGTCATTACTTTTCATTCCTTAGAAGACCGCTTGACCAAGCAGCTTTTTAAAGAAGCTTCGACGGTGGATGTGCCCAAGGGACTCCCTTTTATTCCAGAGGAAATGCAGCCTAAGTTCGCTTTGGTCAACCGTAAACCTATTTTACCCTCTTCTGAGGAGCTGGCAGTCAATAATCGGGCTCACTCGGCTAGACTGAGAGTTGCTAAAAAAATTCGAAAGTAGAGAATAATTATGGCTCATAATAAACAGGAAGAAAGAGCGGTTCGAGCAGCTTTTCAGAAGCGGTTCCGAAAGTTTTCCAGACTTGAGCTGGCTTTTTACGGTTCTATTATTATTACTGCTGTTTTGATGGCTGTGGGAATTATTTATTTGCAGAGCCGAAACTTACAAGTCAAGCAGGATATTACAGAGATTAACAGTCAGATTTCGGATGCTGAAACAGATCTGAATAATGCTAAGCAGGAGGTCAATGAGCTGACTCGCTCTGATCGTATTGCCGAGATAGCTAAAAAAGCTGGACTTAACATTGATAACTCTAATCTTGGAAATGTTGGGAGTAACAAGTAAGGCATGAAAAAATTGATTAATCGCTTTTTGTCTTATGTGACAAAAGACCGGCGAGGACCTCAGGCTAACCGGGAACGGGTTGGCCAAAATTTGATGATTACTACGGTTGTCATCTTTTTTATCTTTATCATTAATTTTGCGGTTATTATCGGCACGGATTCTAAGTTTGGTGTTAAACTGTCTCCCAAGGCGAGGAATGTCTATCAGACAACAGTGACTAAGGCTGCTAAGCGGGGAACCATTTATGACCGTAATGGTAATGTGATTGCTGAAAATTCAACTACTTATACCGTTTATGCCATTATTGATAAAAAGTATGTCTCAGCTAAAGGTGAAAAACTTTATGTCCAAAATAAAGACTTTGATAAGTTGACCGATATCCTCAATCAACAGCTTGGTATGGAAAAAGATTATATTAGAAAGCAATTGAATCAGCCAAAGCTGACTCAGGTCTATTTTGGATCCAAGGGAACTAATTTATCTTATTCGACCATGCAGGCTATTGCTGATGCGGCCAAGGATGCCGGCATTAAGGGTGTTGACTTTGATTCCAGTGCTAGTCGGCTCTATCCTAATGGAACGTTTGCCTCAGAATTCATTGGTATTGCCCAAAGTAAAAATGGCAAGAAGGGGGATTCTACCCTAGTCGGAGCGACTGGTTTGGAGGCTTCCATGAATGGCATTCTATCGGGAACAGATGGTAAGGTCACCTATGAAAAGGACCAAAATGGCAATATTCAATTCGGAACAGGAAAAAATGTCAAGAAAACCATAGATGGTCGGGATGTTTACACGACTTTGGATGCCACTCTGCAGACCTATCTGGAAACTCAGATGGATACTTTTATGGGAAAGGTCGGCAATGCCACAGATGCCAGTGCTACCTTGGTCAATGCTCAGACAGGTGAAATTCTGGCGACGACCCAGCGGCCAACCTATAATGCTGATACCTTACAAGGGATGAGCAAGGATGAAGGTTACAATTGGCTCAACATGCTCTATGGCACTAACTATGAGCCAGGTTCAACTATGAAGGTTATGCTTCTGGCTTCGGCTCTGAATGAAGGAGCCTTCAATGCCAACCAGACCTACTACAATGGTGATGGGATCAAGATTGCGGATACGACAATCAATGACTGGGCAGTCAATCAGGGAACATCGTCTGGTCAGACTATGACTCTGGCGCAAGGCTTTGCTTATTCGTCCAATGTGGGAATGACCATTTTGGAGCAACAAATGGGAGATTCTACATGGGGAAGCTATCTCTCCAAGTTCCGTTTTGGCTTGCCAACCCGCTTTGGAATGGATGATGAGGCTTCCGGCTCAGTTTCCTTGGACAATAAGGTTACTGCGGCCATGTCTGCCTTCGGGCAAGGGGTGTCTGTCACAGAAACGCAAATGCTGCGTGCCTTTAGTGCTATTGCTAATAATGGTATTATGCTGGAGCCTCGGTTTATCAGTCAGATCTATGATTCAGATAATAATACCAGCCGAGTTGGTTCGACTGAAGTCGTTGGTAATCCGGTGTCAGCAGATGCGGCTAGCCAGACTCGCGACTACATGGTTAATGTCGGAACGGACCCTACTTATGGAACGCTTTATTCCGCTTCAGCGGGTGCTCCAATCATTCAAGTTGGCAACTATCCTGTGGCCGTTAAATCTGGGACAGCTCAGTATGCCTCCGATGACGGAGGTTACGAGCAGGGGGAGCACAGTTATATCTACTCTGTTGTCGCCATGGTTCCTTCTGATGATCCTAAATTTATCATGTATGTAACCCTGAAAAAGCCTGAAAACTTTAGCGGAACATTTTGGGCTGATGTTGTCAATCCAGTACTGGAACAGGCCATGCTGATGCAGGATGAATTGTCATCAACCTCAGTCAGCTCGCAAGCTTCTTCAGAAACCAGTTATCGGATGCCGAACTTTAATGGAAAGAGTGCCGGCGATGCAGCTGTTACCCTGCGGCAAAATCTAGTTCATGTGGTATCCTTGGGAAATGGAAGTAAGGTCAAAAAAACTTCAGTCAAGGCCGGCAGTGATGTGAAATCGGGCGGTCAGGTCTTGATTTTGACGGATAAGCTTCAAGAACTGCCTGATATGTACGGTTGGACCAAGGCTAATGTCAAAACATTTGCTGACTGGATGGGAATCAAGGTGACATTCAAGGGTTCGGGAACCGTTACTAA is a window from the Streptococcus criceti HS-6 genome containing:
- the pbp2X gene encoding penicillin-binding protein PBP2X produces the protein MKKLINRFLSYVTKDRRGPQANRERVGQNLMITTVVIFFIFIINFAVIIGTDSKFGVKLSPKARNVYQTTVTKAAKRGTIYDRNGNVIAENSTTYTVYAIIDKKYVSAKGEKLYVQNKDFDKLTDILNQQLGMEKDYIRKQLNQPKLTQVYFGSKGTNLSYSTMQAIADAAKDAGIKGVDFDSSASRLYPNGTFASEFIGIAQSKNGKKGDSTLVGATGLEASMNGILSGTDGKVTYEKDQNGNIQFGTGKNVKKTIDGRDVYTTLDATLQTYLETQMDTFMGKVGNATDASATLVNAQTGEILATTQRPTYNADTLQGMSKDEGYNWLNMLYGTNYEPGSTMKVMLLASALNEGAFNANQTYYNGDGIKIADTTINDWAVNQGTSSGQTMTLAQGFAYSSNVGMTILEQQMGDSTWGSYLSKFRFGLPTRFGMDDEASGSVSLDNKVTAAMSAFGQGVSVTETQMLRAFSAIANNGIMLEPRFISQIYDSDNNTSRVGSTEVVGNPVSADAASQTRDYMVNVGTDPTYGTLYSASAGAPIIQVGNYPVAVKSGTAQYASDDGGYEQGEHSYIYSVVAMVPSDDPKFIMYVTLKKPENFSGTFWADVVNPVLEQAMLMQDELSSTSVSSQASSETSYRMPNFNGKSAGDAAVTLRQNLVHVVSLGNGSKVKKTSVKAGSDVKSGGQVLILTDKLQELPDMYGWTKANVKTFADWMGIKVTFKGSGTVTKQNIDSGSKLKNVKKLTITLGD